One window of the Streptomyces asoensis genome contains the following:
- a CDS encoding MSMEG_1061 family FMN-dependent PPOX-type flavoprotein → MTTPLAGSAFDSLRLDAVPDQEALRRAYELPGDAAVRKQMTELTEHTRRLIGCSSLVLVASADAEGNCDVSPRGGPAGFVAVLDAWTVAIPDATGNKRLDTLQNVIATGRAGLLFVIPGRTTTLRVNGRAVVSTRPELLSQLTAVGKPPASALVLGIEEVYPHCPKSLLRSGAWKPEQWLPADAQPTSAEVTLAQLRIPELTIADVEQAEADSLKYRYE, encoded by the coding sequence ATGACGACACCCCTTGCCGGCAGTGCCTTCGACTCGCTCCGCCTCGACGCCGTGCCCGACCAGGAGGCGTTGCGCCGGGCGTACGAACTCCCCGGTGACGCGGCCGTGCGCAAGCAGATGACCGAACTCACCGAACACACCCGGCGGTTGATCGGCTGCTCATCGCTGGTCCTGGTCGCCAGCGCGGACGCCGAGGGCAACTGCGACGTCTCGCCGCGCGGCGGTCCCGCCGGGTTCGTCGCCGTCCTGGACGCATGGACGGTGGCGATTCCGGACGCGACCGGCAACAAGCGGCTGGACACCCTTCAGAACGTCATCGCCACCGGACGGGCCGGGCTACTGTTCGTCATCCCCGGGCGGACCACCACCCTGCGGGTGAACGGCCGGGCTGTCGTCTCCACCCGCCCGGAGCTGCTGTCGCAGCTGACCGCCGTGGGAAAGCCGCCGGCCAGTGCGCTGGTGCTGGGGATCGAGGAGGTCTACCCGCACTGCCCCAAGTCGCTGCTGCGCAGCGGGGCCTGGAAGCCGGAGCAGTGGCTGCCGGCGGACGCCCAGCCGACCTCGGCCGAGGTGACACTGGCCCAACTGCGGATACCGGAGCTGACGATCGCCGACGTCGAGCAGGCGGAGGCGGACTCGCTGAAGTACCGGTACGAGTAA
- a CDS encoding glycoside hydrolase family 2 TIM barrel-domain containing protein codes for MLSRFSPHVSDTAPGRGALRPARSWLHSDAPSRSLNGSWRFRLSPTASVAEDFAAEDFDDQDWDDLPVPSHWVLEGDGAHGRPIYTNIQFPFPIDPPHVPDENPTGDHRRHFDMPADWSDAERVVLRFDGVESLFRVWVNGVEMGSAGGSRLAHEFDVTSAVRPGDNVVAVRVHQWSAASYVEDQDQWWLPGIFRDVTLTARPAGGLEDVWLRTGFTDGHGRVDAEITAEPTAYPVTLRIPELGIERTWSAPAEVTPFDIADVDPWSAERPRLYDVTVSTAAETVTLRAGFRTVEIRGDQFLVNGRRVVFHGVNRHETHPLRGRVFDEAHAREDLARMKRFNVNAIRTSHYPPHPRLLDLADELGFWVVLECDLETHGFGEVDWVGNPSDDPTWREAYLDRIERTVERDKNHPSIVIWSLGNEAGTGSNLAAMSAWVHARDAERPVHYEGDYTGEYTDVYSRMYASVPETEQIGTDGSRSPLLHCTPAQGARQRTKPFLLCEYAHAMGNGPGAFDQYEALVHQYPRLHGGFVWEWRDHGILTTTADGTPFYAYGGDFGEVVHDGNFVMDGMLLSDDVPTPSLHEFKAVVQPLRFTFHGDKVAIGNLRHTADTSDLRFRWRVEHDGAPVASGYLDVPAVVAGDSARVSLPRIPVAQDAETWLTVEAVLAAGTAWAEEGHVIATAQLDRSLHRPVPRVRARTGWRPADGTLTLGTAEFVDGTLVRLGGRAVTGPRLELFRAPTDNDEGAWGEVGESDAGIAGVSNAELWRRDGLDRLTTRRVSVERTAGALRTVDKVSAANSGSWVMVESIWSLEGDEVELRVEIEPSRGWHTVWPRIGICFDLPDGDAPVDGAEWFGLGPLESYPDSLRAARTGRFSATVRDLAVDYARPQETGHRSALRRLTLTCADTEVLRVEALPDTRGRRPGFTLSRHTPQEIARAEHPFELPNSTTSHLIVDAAQHGLGSRACGPDVWPEFALRPESRTIRLRIT; via the coding sequence TTGCTCTCCCGGTTCTCCCCCCATGTTTCCGACACCGCACCGGGGCGTGGCGCGCTCCGCCCGGCGCGCTCGTGGCTGCACTCCGACGCGCCCTCCCGCTCGCTGAACGGGTCCTGGCGATTCCGGCTGTCGCCCACGGCGTCCGTGGCAGAGGACTTCGCGGCCGAGGACTTCGACGATCAGGACTGGGACGACCTGCCCGTGCCCTCCCACTGGGTACTCGAAGGCGACGGGGCCCACGGCCGCCCGATCTACACGAACATCCAGTTCCCGTTCCCCATCGACCCGCCGCACGTCCCGGACGAGAACCCCACCGGCGATCACCGCCGCCACTTCGACATGCCCGCGGACTGGTCGGACGCCGAGCGTGTCGTCCTGCGGTTCGACGGTGTCGAGTCGCTCTTCCGGGTGTGGGTGAACGGGGTGGAGATGGGCAGCGCCGGCGGCAGCCGGCTCGCCCACGAATTCGACGTGACGTCCGCGGTACGCCCGGGCGACAACGTCGTCGCCGTACGGGTGCACCAGTGGTCGGCTGCCAGCTACGTCGAGGACCAGGACCAGTGGTGGCTGCCGGGAATCTTCCGCGACGTCACCCTGACCGCCCGGCCGGCCGGCGGCCTGGAGGACGTCTGGCTGCGGACCGGGTTCACCGACGGACACGGCCGGGTCGACGCGGAGATCACCGCCGAGCCGACGGCCTACCCGGTCACCCTGCGCATTCCCGAACTCGGCATCGAGCGCACCTGGTCGGCCCCGGCCGAGGTGACCCCCTTCGACATCGCCGACGTGGACCCCTGGTCGGCCGAGCGGCCCCGCCTCTACGACGTCACCGTGTCGACGGCCGCGGAGACCGTCACCCTGCGGGCGGGCTTCCGCACGGTCGAGATCCGCGGCGACCAGTTCCTCGTCAACGGCCGCCGCGTCGTGTTCCACGGCGTGAACCGCCACGAGACCCATCCGCTGCGCGGCCGTGTCTTCGACGAGGCGCACGCCCGCGAGGACCTGGCCCGCATGAAGCGGTTCAACGTGAACGCGATCCGCACCAGCCACTACCCGCCGCACCCGCGCCTGCTCGACCTCGCCGACGAACTCGGATTCTGGGTCGTCCTCGAATGCGACCTCGAGACGCACGGTTTCGGAGAAGTGGACTGGGTCGGCAACCCCAGCGACGACCCGACCTGGCGCGAGGCGTACCTCGACCGCATCGAGCGCACCGTCGAACGCGACAAGAACCACCCCAGCATCGTGATCTGGTCGCTCGGCAACGAGGCGGGCACCGGCAGCAACCTCGCCGCCATGTCGGCGTGGGTCCACGCCCGCGACGCCGAACGCCCCGTGCACTACGAGGGCGACTACACCGGCGAGTACACCGACGTCTACTCGCGCATGTACGCCTCGGTGCCGGAGACCGAGCAGATCGGCACCGACGGATCCCGCTCCCCGCTGCTCCACTGCACTCCCGCCCAGGGCGCCCGGCAGCGCACCAAGCCCTTCCTGCTGTGCGAGTACGCCCACGCGATGGGCAACGGGCCGGGGGCGTTCGACCAGTACGAGGCGCTGGTCCATCAGTACCCGCGGCTGCACGGCGGCTTCGTCTGGGAGTGGCGCGACCACGGCATCCTGACCACCACCGCGGACGGGACGCCGTTCTACGCGTACGGCGGCGACTTCGGGGAGGTCGTGCACGACGGCAACTTCGTCATGGACGGCATGCTGTTGAGCGACGACGTCCCGACGCCGAGCCTTCACGAGTTCAAGGCCGTCGTCCAGCCGCTCCGCTTCACCTTCCACGGTGACAAGGTGGCGATCGGCAACCTGCGGCACACCGCCGACACGTCCGACCTGCGCTTCCGCTGGCGCGTCGAGCACGACGGCGCGCCCGTCGCCTCCGGGTACCTGGACGTTCCGGCCGTCGTGGCGGGCGACTCGGCCCGGGTTTCGCTGCCGAGGATCCCGGTGGCGCAGGACGCCGAGACCTGGCTGACCGTCGAGGCGGTGCTGGCGGCCGGAACCGCCTGGGCGGAGGAAGGGCATGTGATCGCGACCGCCCAGCTGGACCGCTCACTCCACCGCCCCGTGCCCCGCGTACGGGCCCGCACCGGTTGGCGACCCGCCGACGGCACCCTGACCCTGGGCACCGCCGAGTTCGTCGACGGGACCCTCGTACGCCTCGGCGGCCGCGCCGTGACGGGCCCGCGGCTGGAACTGTTCCGTGCACCGACCGACAACGACGAAGGCGCGTGGGGTGAGGTGGGGGAGAGCGACGCCGGCATCGCCGGAGTCTCCAACGCCGAACTCTGGCGGCGCGACGGCCTCGACCGGCTGACCACGCGCCGCGTCTCCGTGGAGCGCACCGCCGGGGCCCTCCGCACGGTCGACAAGGTCTCCGCGGCGAACTCCGGGTCGTGGGTGATGGTCGAGTCCATCTGGTCGCTGGAGGGCGACGAGGTGGAACTGCGGGTGGAGATCGAACCGTCACGCGGGTGGCACACGGTGTGGCCGAGGATCGGGATCTGTTTCGACCTGCCCGACGGTGACGCTCCCGTCGACGGCGCCGAGTGGTTCGGCCTCGGCCCGCTCGAGTCCTACCCCGACAGCCTGCGTGCGGCACGTACGGGGCGCTTCTCCGCCACGGTCCGCGACCTGGCGGTCGACTACGCGCGTCCCCAGGAGACCGGACACCGCTCCGCACTGCGCCGGTTGACGCTGACGTGCGCCGACACCGAAGTGCTGCGCGTCGAGGCGCTCCCCGACACACGCGGTCGCCGCCCCGGCTTCACCCTCAGCCGGCACACGCCCCAGGAGATCGCCCGAGCGGAACATCCCTTCGAACTGCCGAATTCGACGACAAGCCACCTGATCGTCGACGCCGCCCAACACGGGCTCGGTTCGCGCGCGTGCGGCCCGGACGTGTGGCCCGAGTTCGCCCTCCGCCCGGAATCCCGCACGATCAGGCTGCGCATCACCTGA
- a CDS encoding LacI family DNA-binding transcriptional regulator: MVSTPGAEPRKITINDVARSAGVSRQTVSRALNDKGEIDSDTKQRVLDAARALGYRPSRFARGLVRQDTMTIGLVIPDLLNPFFTEVAAAALEAARSRGWHVVVYDTTDRAEEERGTLQVITSQVDAVIGYFSCSESELESYTRGMPVVLIGREGRSTRFSSIRIDGERGVHAAIAHLVARGHTRIGMLDHHTRAEPSIRHDWFTAAAKAHGVDTGRVVGADQSADGGGEALRTLLAAHPEVTAVFTFNDIIAIGALREARRLGRRVPRDLAVIGFDGLQLGALVEPPLSSVALDTRKLGALAIEQVARLLSGLDTLEADELVVHAELHLSGSA, translated from the coding sequence ACCGGGGGCTGAGCCTCGGAAGATCACGATCAACGACGTCGCCAGGTCCGCCGGGGTGTCCCGACAGACCGTGTCGCGGGCGCTCAACGACAAGGGCGAGATCGACAGCGACACCAAGCAGCGCGTGCTCGACGCGGCGCGCGCGCTCGGCTACCGCCCGAGCCGATTCGCCCGAGGTCTGGTCCGCCAGGACACCATGACCATCGGACTGGTCATCCCCGACCTGCTCAACCCGTTCTTCACCGAGGTCGCCGCCGCCGCCTTGGAGGCGGCCAGATCCCGCGGCTGGCACGTGGTCGTGTACGACACCACGGACCGGGCGGAGGAAGAGCGCGGCACACTCCAGGTGATCACCTCGCAGGTGGACGCGGTCATCGGCTACTTCAGCTGCTCCGAGAGCGAGCTGGAGTCGTACACCCGGGGCATGCCGGTCGTGCTCATCGGCCGTGAGGGCCGTAGCACGCGGTTCAGCTCGATCCGGATCGACGGGGAGAGGGGCGTTCACGCCGCGATCGCGCACCTGGTCGCGCGGGGACACACCCGCATCGGCATGCTGGACCACCACACCCGCGCCGAGCCGAGCATCCGGCACGACTGGTTCACGGCGGCGGCAAAGGCGCACGGGGTCGACACCGGCCGGGTGGTCGGTGCCGACCAGTCGGCCGACGGGGGAGGGGAGGCGCTCAGAACCCTGCTCGCCGCTCATCCCGAGGTCACCGCGGTCTTCACCTTCAACGACATCATCGCCATCGGCGCACTCCGTGAGGCACGCCGGCTCGGCCGGAGAGTCCCGCGGGATCTGGCGGTGATCGGCTTCGACGGCCTCCAGCTCGGAGCACTCGTCGAACCCCCGCTCTCCAGCGTCGCCCTCGACACGCGAAAGCTCGGGGCACTCGCCATCGAGCAGGTCGCGCGGCTGCTGTCGGGGCTGGACACATTGGAGGCCGACGAGCTGGTCGTCCACGCTGAGCTTCACCTGAGCGGGTCGGCCTGA